In Streptomyces sp. NBC_00414, a single window of DNA contains:
- a CDS encoding AfsR/SARP family transcriptional regulator: protein MDGVPRVPEQWSPEESVALRFSVLGPVRAWRGAQALPTGSPQQRALLAALLIREGRTATAGELIDALWGDDPPSQALAAVRTYASRLRKILSPGVLVSESGGYAIRLTDASGGGGTLDLALAQELAADAEKAKNGGDLCHARALLNKALNLWDGEELASVPGPYAEAQRARLQEWKLQLTETRLDMDLEQGCHAEAVSELTALTAAHPLRERLRELLMLALYRSGRQAEALAAYADTRRLLADELGVDPSPDLQELQQRILQADPGLAEPSAPLVTETAATPVRPAQLPATVPDFTGRTSFVSELCDVLATAEGRVMAVSALAGIGGVGKTTLAVHVAHQARGAFPDGQLYVDLQGAGSRAAAPEAVLGAFLRALGTADSAIPDSLEERAALYRSVLDGRRVLVLLDNARDAAQVRPLLPGTEGCAALVTSRVRMVDLAGAHLVDLDVMSPEEALQLFTKIVGTERVESERQSALDVVAACGFLPLAIRIAASRLAARRTWTVSVLAAKLADERRRLDELQAGDLAVKATFELGYGQLESAQARAFRLLGLADGPDMSLAAAAAVLDLPVEETEELLESLVDTSLLESAAPGRYRYHDLVRLYARACAERDEQPPGERAAAMSRLLDFYLATAAGVYAIERPGDRLVDHLETTEYPGLTFSGGSAALDWLYTEAAPLLACVRQSAGTDLLRRAVDLLWAARDLAESGANSHQYETTARAMCDATRAAGDAHAEGRARTTLTHPLLVSGRIQQAAEQAQLALELAASAQDAMAMSWAANDRGLTLMHQDQFASGKPYFERAIEGYAAIGNKPLEALSLCNLSRAHLGMGNIPMSVEIAQRALSAYLEIGKTLRLANGYFTLGIALARAGRHTESLSQLSDALSVFGSHRQRLWEGTTNFRMAEVHLDARRPAQAAQHAEQALALGCIGGDRMQGVVLTLLGRALTMLGQVDRARACWREALNLLEQNGGSAQAEEVRALLTPATAA from the coding sequence ATGGACGGTGTACCGCGGGTACCGGAGCAGTGGAGTCCCGAGGAATCGGTGGCCCTGCGCTTCAGCGTGCTCGGCCCGGTGCGCGCCTGGCGCGGGGCACAGGCGCTGCCCACGGGCTCCCCTCAACAACGCGCCCTGCTGGCCGCCCTGTTGATCCGTGAGGGCCGGACGGCCACGGCAGGCGAGCTGATCGACGCCCTGTGGGGCGACGATCCACCCTCCCAGGCGCTGGCGGCCGTACGCACGTACGCCTCCCGGCTGCGCAAGATCCTCTCCCCCGGCGTCCTGGTCAGCGAGTCCGGCGGCTACGCGATCCGGCTCACCGACGCCTCCGGCGGGGGCGGCACCCTGGACCTCGCCCTGGCGCAGGAGCTGGCGGCCGACGCGGAGAAGGCGAAGAACGGCGGCGACCTCTGCCACGCGCGCGCCCTGCTGAACAAGGCGCTGAACCTGTGGGACGGGGAAGAGCTGGCGAGCGTTCCGGGCCCGTACGCGGAAGCCCAGCGCGCCCGGCTGCAGGAGTGGAAGCTCCAGCTCACCGAGACACGCCTGGACATGGACCTCGAACAGGGCTGCCACGCCGAGGCCGTCTCGGAACTCACCGCGCTCACCGCGGCGCACCCCCTGCGGGAGCGGCTGCGCGAACTGCTGATGCTGGCGCTGTACCGCTCGGGCCGGCAGGCGGAGGCCCTCGCCGCGTACGCGGACACCCGACGGCTGCTCGCGGACGAACTGGGCGTCGACCCCAGCCCGGACCTCCAGGAACTCCAGCAGCGCATCCTGCAGGCCGACCCCGGCCTCGCCGAACCCTCGGCGCCGCTGGTCACCGAGACCGCGGCCACCCCGGTACGCCCGGCCCAACTCCCCGCGACCGTCCCGGACTTCACCGGCCGCACATCCTTCGTGTCCGAACTGTGCGACGTCCTCGCGACCGCCGAGGGCCGCGTGATGGCGGTGTCCGCGCTGGCGGGCATCGGCGGCGTGGGCAAGACCACACTGGCCGTCCACGTCGCGCACCAGGCCCGCGGGGCCTTCCCCGACGGACAGCTGTACGTGGACCTGCAGGGCGCGGGCTCGCGGGCCGCCGCGCCTGAGGCGGTACTGGGCGCCTTCCTGCGCGCGCTCGGCACCGCGGACTCGGCCATTCCGGACTCCCTGGAGGAGCGGGCGGCCCTGTACCGCTCGGTGCTGGACGGCCGCCGGGTCCTGGTGCTCCTCGACAACGCCCGGGACGCGGCCCAGGTCCGGCCCCTGCTGCCCGGCACCGAGGGCTGCGCCGCGCTGGTGACCTCCCGGGTCCGGATGGTCGACCTGGCCGGCGCGCACCTGGTCGACCTCGACGTGATGTCGCCGGAGGAGGCGCTCCAGCTCTTCACGAAGATCGTCGGTACGGAACGGGTGGAGTCGGAGCGTCAGTCGGCGCTGGACGTCGTGGCGGCCTGCGGCTTCCTGCCGCTGGCCATCCGCATCGCCGCCTCCCGGCTGGCCGCCCGGCGCACCTGGACCGTCTCGGTCCTGGCGGCGAAGCTCGCGGACGAGCGGCGCCGCCTGGACGAGCTCCAGGCCGGCGACCTGGCCGTGAAGGCCACCTTCGAGCTGGGCTACGGGCAGCTGGAGTCGGCCCAGGCCCGCGCCTTCCGGCTGCTGGGTCTCGCGGACGGCCCGGACATGTCCCTGGCGGCGGCCGCCGCGGTCCTCGACCTGCCCGTCGAGGAGACCGAGGAACTGCTTGAGTCCCTCGTCGACACCTCGCTGCTGGAGTCGGCCGCGCCCGGCCGCTACCGCTACCACGACCTGGTCCGGCTCTACGCGCGTGCCTGCGCCGAGCGGGACGAGCAGCCACCGGGCGAGCGGGCCGCCGCGATGTCGCGCCTGCTCGACTTCTACCTGGCCACCGCCGCGGGCGTCTACGCGATCGAGCGGCCCGGCGACCGGCTGGTGGACCACCTGGAGACCACGGAGTACCCGGGGCTGACCTTCTCGGGAGGCAGCGCCGCCCTCGACTGGCTCTACACGGAGGCCGCGCCCCTGCTGGCCTGCGTACGGCAGTCGGCGGGTACGGATCTGCTGCGGCGGGCGGTGGACCTGCTGTGGGCCGCCAGGGACCTCGCCGAGTCGGGAGCCAACTCCCATCAGTACGAGACGACCGCCAGGGCGATGTGCGACGCCACACGGGCCGCCGGGGACGCCCACGCGGAGGGCAGAGCGCGGACCACGCTGACCCACCCGCTGCTGGTGTCAGGGCGGATCCAGCAGGCGGCCGAGCAGGCCCAGCTCGCCCTGGAACTGGCCGCCTCCGCCCAGGACGCCATGGCCATGAGCTGGGCGGCCAACGACCGCGGGCTCACGCTCATGCACCAGGACCAGTTCGCCAGCGGCAAGCCGTACTTCGAGCGGGCGATAGAGGGATACGCCGCGATCGGCAACAAGCCGCTCGAAGCGCTCAGCCTGTGCAACCTCTCGCGCGCGCACCTGGGAATGGGAAACATCCCCATGTCGGTGGAGATCGCGCAGCGCGCCCTCTCGGCGTACCTGGAGATCGGCAAGACCCTGCGTCTCGCCAACGGCTACTTCACCCTGGGCATCGCCCTGGCCAGGGCGGGCCGGCACACCGAGTCGCTCAGCCAGCTCTCCGACGCCCTGTCCGTCTTCGGCAGCCACCGGCAGCGGCTCTGGGAGGGGACCACCAACTTCCGCATGGCCGAGGTGCATCTGGACGCCCGGCGGCCCGCCCAGGCCGCCCAGCACGCCGAGCAGGCACTCGCGCTCGGCTGTATCGGGGGCGACCGGATGCAGGGCGTCGTGCTGACGCTGCTCGGCCGGGCACTCACCATGCTGGGGCAGGTGGACCGGGCCAGGGCCTGCTGGCGCGAGGCGCTCAACCTGCTGGAGCAGAACGGCGGCTCCGCACAGGCCGAGGAGGTCCGGGCACTGCTCACACCTGCCACGGCCGCGTAG
- a CDS encoding DUF6247 family protein, giving the protein MTAQPIEPGRPLVPRPERTPGALRAAVLRVAPHRLAELERETDGAIAVAARTGSLGPIIQLLDNWAVTVEIARFPSTAARLRKAEHTVGAVGRGAPARRGARDEIHALRAAARESLSRG; this is encoded by the coding sequence ATGACAGCACAGCCCATCGAGCCCGGCAGACCTCTCGTTCCGCGGCCGGAACGGACACCCGGCGCCCTTCGCGCGGCCGTCCTCCGTGTTGCCCCGCATCGGCTGGCCGAGCTGGAGCGGGAGACCGACGGGGCCATCGCGGTCGCCGCGCGCACCGGGAGTCTCGGGCCGATCATCCAGCTTCTCGACAACTGGGCCGTCACCGTGGAGATCGCGCGGTTTCCGTCCACGGCGGCGCGGCTTCGCAAGGCCGAGCACACGGTGGGGGCCGTGGGGCGGGGGGCTCCCGCTCGGCGGGGAGCTCGGGACGAGATCCACGCGCTTCGGGCGGCGGCGCGGGAGTCGCTCAGCCGGGGCTGA